One genomic window of Vibrio parahaemolyticus includes the following:
- the upp gene encoding uracil phosphoribosyltransferase gives MKVVEVKHPLVKHKIGLMREGDISTKRFRELATEVGSLLTYEATADFETEKVTIEGWNGPVEVDQIKGKKVTVVPILRAGLGMMDGVLEHMPSARISVVGIYRDEETLEPVPYFNKLASNIDERIALVVDPMLATGGSMIATIDLLKEKGCQSIKVLVLVAAPEGIEALEKAHPDVELYTAAIDEKLNDKGYIVPGLGDAGDKIFGTK, from the coding sequence ATGAAAGTTGTTGAAGTAAAGCACCCTCTTGTAAAACACAAAATTGGTCTAATGAGAGAAGGTGACATCAGCACAAAGCGTTTTCGTGAGTTAGCGACAGAAGTCGGTAGCCTACTTACTTACGAAGCGACAGCAGACTTTGAAACAGAGAAAGTAACCATTGAAGGTTGGAACGGTCCGGTAGAAGTTGACCAAATCAAAGGTAAAAAAGTAACAGTAGTGCCAATCCTACGTGCAGGTCTAGGCATGATGGATGGCGTTCTTGAGCACATGCCAAGTGCTCGTATCAGTGTTGTTGGTATTTACCGTGATGAAGAAACACTTGAGCCAGTACCTTACTTCAACAAGCTTGCGTCTAACATTGATGAGCGTATTGCTCTAGTTGTTGACCCAATGCTAGCAACTGGCGGTTCTATGATCGCAACTATCGACCTACTAAAAGAGAAAGGCTGTCAGTCAATTAAAGTTCTTGTTCTAGTTGCTGCTCCTGAAGGTATTGAAGCACTAGAAAAAGCGCACCCAGACGTTGAGCTTTACACTGCGGCAATCGATGAGAAGCTAAACGACAAAGGCTACATCGTTCCTGGTCTTGGTGATGCAGGTGATAAGATTTTCGGTACTAAGTAA
- the purM gene encoding phosphoribosylformylglycinamidine cyclo-ligase translates to MSGNNSSLSYKDAGVDIDAGNALVDRIKGAVKRTRRPEVMGGIGGFGALCELPTKYKQPVLVSGTDGVGTKLRLALDMNKHDTIGIDLVAMCVNDLIVQGAEPLFFLDYYATGKLDVDTAADVVSGIADGCVQAGCALIGGETAEMPGMYEGEDYDVAGFCVGVVEKEDVIDGTKVAAGDALIAVGSSGPHSNGYSLIRKILEVSGADKNEELAGRTIGEHLLEPTKIYIKSALKMIEKHDIHAISHITGGGFWENIPRVLPEGTKAVIDGNSWEWPIIFKWLQEKGNVETHEMYRTFNCGVGLVVALPKDQADAAVALLKEEGENAWVIGEIAQAEANEEQVEIN, encoded by the coding sequence GTGAGTGGTAACAACTCTTCTCTTAGCTATAAAGACGCTGGTGTCGATATTGATGCAGGCAATGCGCTTGTAGATCGTATTAAGGGTGCGGTGAAACGTACTCGTCGCCCTGAAGTGATGGGTGGTATCGGTGGTTTTGGCGCTTTATGCGAATTGCCAACCAAATACAAACAACCTGTACTGGTTTCTGGTACTGACGGTGTAGGCACAAAACTTCGCCTAGCACTGGATATGAACAAGCACGACACTATCGGCATCGACCTAGTGGCAATGTGTGTAAACGACCTAATCGTTCAAGGTGCCGAGCCCCTATTCTTCCTAGATTACTACGCGACTGGCAAGCTAGATGTAGACACAGCAGCAGACGTGGTTTCTGGTATTGCTGATGGCTGTGTTCAAGCTGGTTGTGCACTTATCGGTGGCGAAACCGCTGAAATGCCAGGCATGTACGAAGGCGAAGACTACGACGTTGCGGGTTTCTGTGTAGGCGTAGTGGAAAAAGAAGACGTGATTGACGGCACTAAAGTAGCAGCAGGCGACGCACTTATCGCTGTCGGCTCAAGCGGTCCACACTCAAACGGTTACTCACTGATCCGTAAGATTCTAGAAGTTTCTGGCGCAGATAAAAACGAAGAGCTAGCAGGTCGCACTATCGGTGAGCACCTACTAGAACCAACGAAGATTTACATCAAATCTGCACTTAAGATGATCGAGAAACACGATATCCACGCGATTTCTCACATTACGGGTGGTGGTTTCTGGGAAAACATCCCTCGCGTACTGCCTGAAGGCACAAAAGCCGTTATCGACGGTAACAGCTGGGAATGGCCAATCATTTTCAAATGGCTGCAAGAGAAAGGCAACGTTGAAACGCACGAAATGTACCGTACGTTCAACTGTGGTGTTGGTCTAGTCGTTGCACTACCAAAAGACCAAGCAGACGCGGCGGTTGCACTTCTTAAAGAAGAAGGCGAAAACGCATGGGTGATTGGTGAAATTGCTCAAGCAGAAGCAAATGAAGAGCAAGTTGAAATCAACTAA
- the purN gene encoding phosphoribosylglycinamide formyltransferase: protein MKNIVVLISGNGSNLQAILEACENSMPNAHVAAVFSNKSDAYGLERAKQFSVDGHFVDPKAFESREAFDAELMQQIDKYQPDVVVLAGYMRILSGAFVSHYLGKMINIHPSLLPKYPGLHTHQRAIDAKDKEHGTSVHFVTEELDGGPVVLQAKVPVFEDDDAAALAARVQTQEHTIYPIVTKWLVEERLIMQDGKAWLDGKELGPHGYAAAEEE, encoded by the coding sequence ATGAAAAACATCGTGGTCCTAATTTCAGGTAACGGCAGTAACTTACAAGCCATTTTAGAAGCTTGTGAAAACAGCATGCCTAACGCACACGTTGCAGCAGTATTTTCTAATAAATCTGACGCATACGGTCTAGAACGTGCAAAACAGTTTAGTGTTGATGGCCACTTTGTTGACCCTAAAGCGTTCGAGTCACGCGAGGCATTCGATGCCGAGTTGATGCAACAAATTGACAAGTATCAGCCCGATGTTGTCGTTCTTGCTGGGTACATGCGCATTCTTAGCGGTGCATTTGTTTCGCACTATCTCGGTAAGATGATCAACATTCACCCTTCTCTTCTACCTAAATACCCGGGTTTACACACCCACCAACGCGCGATTGACGCCAAAGACAAAGAGCACGGCACAAGTGTTCACTTTGTCACAGAAGAGTTAGACGGCGGTCCCGTAGTTCTTCAAGCAAAAGTGCCAGTATTTGAAGATGATGATGCAGCAGCACTCGCTGCGCGTGTACAAACTCAAGAGCACACCATTTACCCTATCGTGACTAAGTGGCTCGTTGAAGAGCGTTTAATCATGCAAGATGGCAAAGCTTGGTTAGATGGCAAAGAACTCGGTCCTCATGGCTACGCAGCCGCTGAAGAAGAATAA
- a CDS encoding class II glutamine amidotransferase, with the protein MCELLGMSANVPTDICFSFTGLMQRGGRTGPHRDGWGITFYEGKGFRTFKDPKPSCESQIAELVQNYPIKSRAVVSHIRQANRGGVNLENTHPFTRELWGKYWTFAHNGQLSDYQDLYTGRHRPVGQTDSELAFCWLLKQMEDRYPEPPQDMESVFLYIAKCCDQLKEKGVFNMLLSDGEFVMTYCTNHLYWITRRAPFGKAALLDEDVEINFQEETTPNDVVSVIATQPLTGNETWHRMKPGEYGLFHLGELIQNNASDLKDVPFAAPKPGNQAPTEPLE; encoded by the coding sequence ATGTGTGAATTGCTCGGCATGAGCGCCAATGTTCCAACGGATATCTGTTTCAGCTTTACAGGGCTGATGCAGCGTGGAGGTCGTACTGGCCCGCACCGTGATGGTTGGGGAATTACTTTTTATGAAGGTAAAGGTTTTCGAACCTTTAAAGACCCAAAACCAAGCTGTGAGTCCCAAATCGCTGAATTGGTGCAAAACTATCCGATCAAAAGTCGTGCGGTTGTGAGTCATATTCGCCAAGCAAACCGTGGCGGAGTGAATTTAGAAAATACGCACCCATTCACACGTGAGTTGTGGGGCAAGTATTGGACCTTTGCTCACAATGGTCAGCTGTCTGATTACCAAGATCTGTACACTGGGCGTCATCGTCCTGTTGGTCAAACAGACAGTGAGCTTGCGTTTTGTTGGCTGCTAAAGCAGATGGAAGATCGATATCCAGAGCCTCCTCAGGACATGGAATCTGTTTTTCTCTACATCGCTAAGTGTTGCGATCAGCTCAAAGAAAAAGGCGTGTTCAATATGTTGCTCAGCGACGGCGAATTTGTCATGACGTATTGTACTAATCACTTGTATTGGATTACGCGTCGCGCACCGTTTGGCAAGGCCGCTTTACTAGATGAAGATGTGGAGATCAACTTCCAAGAAGAAACAACACCAAACGATGTTGTTTCTGTCATTGCGACTCAGCCTTTAACCGGCAATGAGACTTGGCATCGAATGAAGCCCGGTGAATATGGTTTGTTTCACCTTGGTGAACTGATCCAAAACAATGCATCTGATTTGAAAGATGTGCCATTTGCAGCGCCCAAACCGGGTAATCAAGCTCCGACCGAACCGTTGGAATAA
- the lpcA gene encoding D-sedoheptulose 7-phosphate isomerase, translating to MYQDLIRSELNEAAEVLNKFLSDDHNIAQIEAAAKMIADSFKQDGKVLSCGNGGSHCDAMHFAEELTGRYRDNRPGYAGIAISDPSHLSCVSNDFGYDFVFSRYVEAVGRKGDVLFGLSTSGNSGNILKAIEAAKAKGMKTVALTGKDGGKMAGLADVEIRVPHFGYADRIQEVHIKIIHIIIQLIEKEME from the coding sequence ATGTACCAAGATCTGATTAGAAGTGAATTGAACGAAGCTGCTGAAGTGCTCAACAAATTTTTAAGCGATGACCATAACATTGCTCAAATCGAAGCGGCAGCGAAGATGATTGCCGATTCTTTTAAGCAAGATGGTAAGGTGCTGTCGTGCGGTAACGGTGGTTCGCACTGTGACGCAATGCACTTCGCAGAAGAGCTAACAGGGCGTTACCGTGATAATCGCCCAGGATACGCTGGTATTGCGATTTCAGATCCAAGCCACCTTTCTTGTGTCAGTAACGATTTTGGTTACGACTTTGTTTTTTCTCGTTACGTTGAAGCGGTAGGCCGCAAAGGTGATGTTCTGTTTGGTTTGTCGACATCTGGCAACTCAGGCAATATTCTTAAAGCGATTGAAGCTGCGAAAGCGAAAGGCATGAAGACCGTCGCACTGACGGGTAAAGACGGCGGTAAAATGGCTGGTCTTGCTGATGTTGAAATTCGTGTACCACACTTTGGTTATGCAGACCGTATTCAAGAAGTACATATTAAGATTATTCACATCATCATTCAGTTGATTGAAAAAGAGATGGAATAA
- the fadE gene encoding acyl-CoA dehydrogenase FadE, whose translation MDILLSIVAMAVVLGITLYHRMSLVKSVSLLTPAMLVLTITGSVGVIGWALYVLAIAVFAVSGIRQSLISRKALALFKTVLPAMSQTEKEALDAGTVWWEAELFKGKPEWEKLHAIQAPKLSAEEQAFLDGPVNEVCAMVSDFQVTHELADLPPEVWQYLKDNKFFAMIIKKKYGGLEFSAYAQSLVLQKLTGVSGVLSSTVGVPNSLGPGELLQHYGTEDQKNYYLPRLAEGKEIPCFALTSPEAGSDAGSIPDYGVVCKGEWEGKEVLGMRLTWNKRYITLAPVATVLGLAFKLRDPEGLLGDKEDLGITCALIPTDVKGVEIGNRHFPLNVPFQNGPTRGKDIFVPIDFIIGGEKMAGQGWRMLVECLSVGRGITLPSNSTGGIKSAAMATGAYSRIRRQFKQPIGHMEGVEEPLARLGGNAYVMDAASNLTVAGIDLGEKPSVISAIVKYHCTHRGQQSIIDAMDIVGGKGICLGPSNFLARGYQGSPIAVTVEGANILTRSMIIFGQGAIRCHPYVLEEMNAAYSEASDAVEKFDKALAGHVSFTMSNLVRSIWFGLSDGLGSSAPTKDATKRYYQQLNRYSANLALLSDISMAVLGGSLKRKERLSARLGDILSQLYLSSATLKRFEQDGRPAEDLALVHWGLQDSLKQAEIAVDEFLANFPNKVIGRTLRVLIMPFGRVRKAPSDKLDSKVARILQTPSATRSRIGRGQYLEPTEHNPAGKIELALSVILQAEPVFDKVCKAQGKRRPFLRLDMIAQEGLDQGVITQEEAELLREAEQHRLDTINVDDFEPELLAAKPLYPQMDSVA comes from the coding sequence ATGGACATCTTGCTCTCTATCGTTGCGATGGCTGTTGTGTTAGGCATTACGCTTTACCACAGAATGTCACTCGTTAAATCCGTCAGCCTACTAACTCCTGCCATGCTAGTGCTGACTATCACAGGCTCAGTTGGCGTTATTGGCTGGGCACTGTATGTGCTTGCAATCGCGGTCTTTGCCGTTTCTGGTATCCGCCAATCGCTTATTAGCCGTAAGGCACTGGCGTTGTTTAAGACTGTGCTACCTGCGATGTCTCAAACTGAAAAAGAAGCTCTCGATGCTGGTACAGTATGGTGGGAAGCTGAGCTATTCAAAGGTAAACCTGAATGGGAAAAATTACACGCAATTCAAGCGCCAAAACTTAGCGCTGAAGAGCAAGCGTTCTTAGACGGCCCAGTAAACGAAGTGTGTGCTATGGTCAGCGACTTCCAAGTAACGCATGAACTCGCGGATTTACCACCTGAAGTTTGGCAGTATCTGAAAGACAACAAGTTCTTCGCCATGATCATCAAGAAAAAGTACGGTGGTCTAGAGTTCTCTGCATACGCTCAATCTTTGGTACTGCAAAAACTGACGGGTGTTTCTGGCGTACTTTCTTCTACCGTTGGTGTGCCTAACTCATTAGGCCCAGGCGAACTCTTGCAACACTACGGTACAGAAGATCAGAAAAACTATTACTTACCTCGCCTAGCCGAAGGTAAAGAAATCCCATGTTTCGCGCTAACTAGCCCAGAGGCTGGCTCAGACGCAGGCTCAATCCCAGATTACGGCGTCGTTTGTAAAGGAGAATGGGAAGGCAAAGAAGTGTTGGGTATGCGTCTAACGTGGAACAAACGCTACATCACGCTTGCGCCTGTTGCGACGGTACTTGGCCTTGCATTCAAACTGCGTGACCCAGAAGGCCTGCTTGGTGATAAAGAAGATCTTGGTATCACATGTGCGCTGATCCCAACGGATGTGAAAGGTGTAGAAATCGGCAACCGTCACTTCCCACTGAACGTACCATTCCAGAACGGTCCAACCCGTGGTAAAGACATTTTCGTTCCTATCGATTTCATCATCGGTGGTGAGAAAATGGCAGGGCAAGGCTGGCGCATGCTGGTGGAATGTCTGTCGGTCGGCCGTGGCATCACGCTACCTTCTAACTCGACGGGTGGTATCAAATCGGCTGCGATGGCAACGGGTGCATACTCTCGCATTCGTCGTCAGTTCAAACAACCAATCGGTCACATGGAAGGCGTTGAAGAGCCATTGGCGCGTCTTGGCGGTAATGCATACGTCATGGATGCGGCCAGCAATCTAACTGTTGCAGGTATCGACCTGGGTGAAAAGCCATCGGTTATTTCTGCAATTGTGAAGTACCACTGTACCCACCGCGGTCAACAAAGCATCATCGACGCGATGGACATTGTCGGCGGTAAAGGCATTTGTTTAGGCCCTTCAAACTTCCTCGCTCGTGGCTACCAAGGCTCTCCAATCGCCGTAACGGTAGAAGGTGCAAACATTCTGACTCGTTCGATGATCATCTTCGGTCAAGGTGCGATTCGTTGTCACCCATATGTACTTGAAGAAATGAACGCAGCTTACTCAGAAGCGAGCGACGCGGTTGAGAAATTCGACAAAGCGTTAGCTGGCCATGTGAGCTTTACCATGAGTAACCTCGTTCGCAGTATTTGGTTTGGTTTGAGCGATGGTCTCGGTTCATCGGCACCGACTAAAGATGCAACGAAACGCTACTACCAACAGCTAAACCGTTACAGTGCCAACCTAGCGCTTCTGTCTGATATCTCAATGGCGGTACTTGGTGGTTCGTTGAAACGTAAAGAGCGTTTATCTGCGCGTTTAGGTGACATTCTCAGTCAGCTATACCTAAGCTCCGCGACGCTAAAACGTTTTGAACAAGATGGTCGTCCAGCTGAAGATTTGGCTTTGGTTCACTGGGGTCTACAAGATAGCTTAAAACAAGCAGAAATCGCCGTTGATGAGTTCCTAGCAAACTTCCCGAATAAAGTCATTGGCCGCACACTTCGCGTTCTGATTATGCCATTCGGTCGTGTACGCAAAGCACCAAGTGACAAGCTAGACAGCAAAGTGGCACGTATTCTACAAACCCCAAGTGCAACACGCTCGCGCATTGGCCGTGGCCAGTACCTAGAGCCAACAGAGCACAACCCAGCAGGTAAGATTGAGCTGGCACTGTCTGTGATTCTTCAAGCTGAGCCTGTGTTCGACAAAGTTTGTAAAGCGCAAGGTAAACGTCGTCCATTCCTCCGCTTGGACATGATTGCCCAAGAAGGTCTAGATCAAGGCGTGATCACTCAAGAAGAAGCAGAACTGCTGAGAGAAGCCGAGCAACATCGTCTCGATACCATTAACGTTGACGATTTTGAGCCGGAACTATTGGCAGCAAAGCCACTTTACCCTCAAATGGATAGCGTTGCTTAA
- a CDS encoding SulP family inorganic anion transporter, with product MENLLARLLFAQWFPGLIQLKNYQKEWLVNDFRAAFSVVAVALPVAIAYAQLTGVSAIVGLYSCVLPMLVYALMGTSRQLIVGPDAATCAVIAAVVTPIAAGDPTKHWQLVMTMTAMTGIWCVLASRFKLGIFADFLSRPILLGLLNGVALTIIVGQFAKVVGLKYEQRYLLERLWEAPQRLAELHWPTVALSVATVVVYLVTKRYRPTWPAAMLAILVTTASVWLLHLQEMDVAVVGLTQGGFPQFQAPQFELGEVRELVVPALNLAIVSFVSMMLTARSFAAKNGYDIDANKEFQALGFANIASAFSQGFAISGADSRTAVNDANGGKSQLVSIVAAITIAIIAVFIYEPLQFIPIASLGVVLIIASLSLLDLKAIWILKTRDKDAFYLAIITFVSVLVIGVIPGITLAVLLGLFQFLRIVMRPSDQLLGLDEKGTIRTIDETGKASPIPGMVIYRFNSPLTYFNAPYFKRRLLEHAEQNKDVSCVVVDAVSSFTHLDLSVMATLADIHEVLKKRGIRLVLAGRKRRLRQWCELTGISTSEGGILLRADMYLAIKLSGSYLSAVGEGIVPTVQKEPDLEQPPKPIPEVA from the coding sequence ATGGAAAATCTGTTGGCTAGACTCTTATTCGCTCAGTGGTTCCCAGGACTCATTCAACTTAAAAACTATCAAAAAGAATGGCTCGTGAATGACTTTAGAGCAGCATTTTCTGTTGTTGCTGTTGCACTACCTGTTGCTATTGCTTATGCACAGCTAACTGGCGTTTCTGCTATCGTAGGCCTCTACTCATGCGTGCTGCCGATGCTGGTTTACGCTTTAATGGGCACTTCCCGACAACTCATTGTTGGCCCGGACGCCGCAACCTGTGCCGTCATCGCCGCCGTCGTTACCCCAATTGCCGCTGGCGACCCAACCAAACACTGGCAGCTCGTCATGACCATGACAGCTATGACAGGTATTTGGTGTGTACTGGCCAGCCGTTTCAAACTGGGAATTTTTGCTGACTTCCTTTCCCGCCCAATCCTCTTAGGGCTACTCAACGGCGTGGCGTTGACCATCATTGTCGGTCAGTTTGCGAAAGTCGTGGGTTTGAAATACGAACAACGCTATCTACTTGAACGATTATGGGAAGCTCCACAACGCTTGGCAGAACTTCATTGGCCAACAGTTGCGTTAAGTGTAGCGACTGTGGTGGTCTATTTGGTAACCAAACGCTACCGTCCTACTTGGCCTGCAGCAATGCTTGCCATACTGGTTACTACAGCATCGGTTTGGCTACTGCACTTACAAGAAATGGACGTGGCCGTAGTCGGCTTAACTCAAGGTGGTTTCCCTCAATTTCAAGCCCCACAATTTGAGCTTGGCGAAGTGCGTGAGCTCGTCGTGCCAGCGTTAAACTTAGCGATCGTTAGCTTTGTCAGCATGATGCTGACCGCGCGCAGCTTCGCAGCGAAGAACGGCTACGACATTGACGCCAATAAAGAGTTTCAGGCATTGGGGTTTGCCAATATTGCTTCTGCCTTCTCGCAAGGCTTTGCCATCAGCGGCGCAGATTCTCGTACCGCCGTTAACGACGCCAATGGGGGAAAATCGCAATTGGTATCGATTGTGGCTGCCATCACCATTGCTATTATCGCGGTCTTTATTTACGAGCCGTTACAGTTCATCCCTATTGCGTCACTCGGCGTGGTACTCATCATCGCGTCACTGTCGCTGCTTGACCTCAAAGCCATATGGATACTGAAAACACGTGACAAAGATGCCTTTTACCTTGCCATCATTACCTTTGTTTCCGTGCTAGTGATTGGGGTTATTCCGGGTATCACACTGGCAGTTCTATTAGGTCTATTTCAGTTTTTACGCATCGTCATGCGACCAAGTGACCAACTACTGGGTCTGGATGAAAAAGGCACCATTCGCACCATTGATGAAACCGGAAAAGCGTCTCCAATTCCGGGAATGGTGATTTATCGCTTCAACTCACCGTTGACCTACTTTAATGCGCCGTACTTTAAGCGTCGTTTGCTAGAGCACGCAGAGCAAAACAAAGATGTCAGCTGTGTCGTAGTCGATGCCGTATCAAGCTTTACTCACCTAGATTTGAGTGTCATGGCAACATTGGCCGACATTCACGAAGTGCTCAAGAAAAGAGGAATACGATTAGTCCTCGCGGGAAGAAAACGCCGCTTGCGTCAATGGTGTGAGTTAACGGGAATAAGCACCAGCGAAGGTGGGATTTTGCTGCGTGCCGATATGTACCTTGCGATCAAACTCAGTGGTAGCTACCTCAGTGCTGTCGGTGAAGGGATTGTTCCGACCGTGCAAAAAGAACCCGACTTGGAACAACCACCAAAGCCAATTCCAGAAGTGGCTTAA
- a CDS encoding TIGR03503 family protein: MLRALSVAILAIWSCFAFAASESAMSLLDNRFRVDPTIEQITFLVYREQSSQPVVLVRPDGKKYYAWGSYDNVRWYQEPSLDIISVDNPMPGPWQAVGKVTPKNNIRLISHLKLSTDVFPNRLYNGEALKFTARLTSDDKPLVLRDFLDRVNLRVTFTKFVENEDELIKEARPVPMIIGEFSDDGRGLDEQAGDGVFTVQLPIEVEPGKYRARITSGNGVFLRAQEQVILVYPNPVSRTFIQSRSPEKPHQLVVSGEQGMIAPGSIAVNVEQNAPDGFITYSQGQVSQDGMKTTLNLDNDPELGKYSWRGEIFATDFATQRALVFPIQEQTFSVVDEVDLEAARIAKEAELAEQRRIEMEKRIIAEREAERKRSMIIIAVGNVVMLLIAIVAWIVWRKLKAKRQAMPEMQLEVPKK; this comes from the coding sequence ATGTTGAGGGCTTTGTCGGTCGCTATTTTAGCGATCTGGAGTTGTTTCGCATTTGCCGCGAGCGAGTCCGCCATGTCTTTGTTGGATAACCGTTTTCGTGTCGACCCGACCATCGAACAGATTACTTTTCTGGTTTATCGTGAACAAAGTTCTCAACCTGTTGTGTTAGTTCGTCCAGATGGTAAAAAATATTACGCGTGGGGCTCTTACGACAACGTTCGTTGGTATCAAGAACCATCGCTCGACATCATTTCAGTCGACAACCCAATGCCTGGCCCTTGGCAAGCTGTGGGGAAAGTAACCCCAAAAAACAACATCCGCTTAATTTCACATCTCAAGCTCAGCACCGACGTATTCCCTAACCGTCTCTATAACGGAGAAGCGCTCAAGTTCACCGCGCGTTTAACTTCAGACGATAAGCCACTTGTCCTGCGAGACTTTCTCGACCGCGTCAACTTGCGAGTCACCTTTACTAAGTTTGTCGAAAATGAAGACGAACTGATAAAAGAAGCACGTCCAGTGCCGATGATCATTGGCGAATTTTCTGATGATGGTCGCGGTCTGGATGAACAAGCGGGCGATGGTGTATTCACCGTTCAATTACCTATCGAAGTGGAACCGGGCAAGTACCGCGCACGAATCACCTCTGGAAACGGCGTATTTTTGCGTGCGCAAGAACAGGTGATTTTGGTGTACCCAAATCCAGTGTCACGTACGTTTATTCAATCTCGTAGCCCAGAGAAACCACATCAGCTGGTGGTTAGTGGTGAGCAAGGTATGATTGCTCCCGGCTCTATCGCGGTAAACGTCGAGCAAAATGCACCTGATGGCTTCATTACCTACAGCCAAGGGCAAGTGTCACAGGATGGTATGAAAACCACCTTGAACTTGGATAACGATCCTGAACTAGGCAAGTACTCATGGCGCGGAGAAATCTTTGCAACGGATTTCGCAACCCAGCGTGCACTGGTGTTTCCTATTCAAGAACAAACCTTCAGTGTCGTTGATGAAGTGGATTTAGAAGCCGCCCGCATCGCCAAAGAAGCAGAGCTGGCCGAGCAACGCCGTATTGAGATGGAAAAACGCATCATTGCAGAGCGCGAAGCAGAGCGTAAACGCAGCATGATCATCATTGCGGTCGGCAACGTAGTGATGCTTTTGATTGCTATTGTGGCTTGGATTGTGTGGCGCAAGTTAAAAGCGAAACGACAAGCCATGCCTGAAATGCAATTGGAAGTGCCAAAGAAATAA
- the dnaQ gene encoding DNA polymerase III subunit epsilon: MNTSSNSEHNRIVVLDTETTGMNQEGGPHYLGHRIIEIGAVEIINRKLTGRHFHVYIKPDREIQPEAIQVHGITDEFLVDKPEYASIHQEFLDFIKGAELVAHNAPFDTGFMDYEFEKLDPTIGKTDDYCKVTDTLAMAKKIFPGKRNNLDVLCERYGIDNSHRTLHGALLDAEILADVYLLMTGGQTSLEFNANKQEGGVETIRRIEGRKALKVLRATADELEAHQKRLELVNDCIWHQ, from the coding sequence ATGAATACCAGCAGCAATTCTGAACATAATCGCATTGTCGTTCTCGATACCGAAACCACAGGTATGAACCAAGAAGGTGGTCCGCACTACTTAGGGCACCGCATCATCGAAATCGGTGCCGTGGAGATCATCAACCGTAAGCTGACTGGTCGTCATTTCCATGTGTACATTAAGCCCGATCGTGAAATTCAACCTGAGGCGATACAAGTACACGGTATTACCGATGAATTCTTGGTAGATAAACCGGAATACGCGAGTATCCACCAAGAGTTTCTTGATTTTATCAAAGGCGCAGAACTGGTTGCGCATAACGCGCCCTTCGATACTGGCTTCATGGATTATGAGTTTGAAAAACTCGATCCAACAATTGGTAAAACCGACGATTACTGCAAGGTGACGGATACGCTTGCCATGGCGAAGAAAATCTTCCCGGGCAAGCGCAACAACCTCGACGTATTATGTGAACGTTACGGCATTGATAACTCGCACCGTACACTCCACGGGGCATTGCTCGATGCGGAGATTCTAGCCGACGTTTACCTACTGATGACTGGTGGGCAAACGAGTCTAGAATTTAACGCCAACAAACAAGAAGGCGGGGTTGAAACCATTCGCCGTATTGAAGGAAGAAAAGCACTAAAGGTTTTGCGTGCAACTGCCGATGAATTAGAAGCGCACCAGAAAAGATTAGAACTGGTAAACGACTGTATTTGGCACCAATAG
- the rnhA gene encoding ribonuclease HI, protein MTKHVEIFTDGSCLGNPGPGGYGIVLRYKDVEKTLSKGYTLTTNNRMEMLAAVVALQTLKEPCRVTLTTDSQYVRQGITQWIHNWKKRGWKTADKKPVKNADLWQALDKETARHQVDWHWVKGHAGHRENEICDELARTAAENPTEEDTGYQPS, encoded by the coding sequence ATGACCAAACACGTTGAGATTTTCACAGACGGATCTTGTTTAGGAAATCCAGGCCCTGGTGGCTACGGCATCGTCTTACGCTACAAAGACGTAGAAAAGACGCTCTCCAAAGGCTACACCCTCACCACCAACAATCGCATGGAAATGTTAGCCGCAGTTGTCGCCCTGCAAACACTGAAAGAGCCGTGCCGTGTCACGCTGACGACCGATAGTCAGTACGTGCGCCAAGGGATCACGCAGTGGATTCACAACTGGAAAAAACGCGGCTGGAAAACCGCAGATAAAAAGCCCGTGAAGAACGCCGATTTATGGCAAGCACTGGATAAAGAAACGGCACGCCACCAAGTGGATTGGCATTGGGTTAAAGGCCATGCTGGACACAGAGAAAACGAAATCTGTGATGAACTCGCCCGCACAGCAGCAGAAAACCCAACAGAAGAAGATACAGGCTACCAGCCATCTTAA